The following DNA comes from Flavobacterium sp. N3904.
CTAAGGATTTAAGCAGCCTTGATAAAAATACTATTTATTTATTGAAATTTTCCTTCGGACCTTCGGATATACCACAATGGAAAAGAGAACAATTTCCTAATGTAAAATATTCGGAATATGTCTATTTGAAAGGAGCAATGACACATACCGATCAATTGGGGTATCAAATATTTACGAAAAGCGAATCAATTAAATACGAATCCAACACTGTTAGCGCAGTGAATATTGTTCCAGTTTCTTATGAATTTATTGATATTCAGGGATTGGAATTTGAAAAAGGACGTTTTTATAATGAATCGGAAGCAAATTCGGGCTCGACTGTAATTGTACTTGGAAATGAAATTGCAAAATCTCTTTTCGAAGATGCTGAACCTATTGGAAAAAATGTGAGATTGTATGGGCAACGCTTTACTGTTATTGGGGTTTTGAAAAAACAAGGGTCCAGTATGTTTGGAGATAGCGATGATTCATCTGCTTTTATACCTGTTAATTTTGTTCGAAGATTGTACGGAGATAATAATCCGAATTTAACGAATGTTATTATATTCAAACCCGAAAAAGGAGTGGATATGGAGGAATATAAAAGTGAAATTTCACAAAAACTTAGAAATTTTAGAGGATTGAAAGCGGGAGAAATAGACAATTTTTTTATTAATGTCTTTGCTGGTTTTCTAGATCTTATTGATGGTATAATTGGTCAAATGAATGTGGTGGGATGGATTATCAGTGGTTTTTCTTTACTGGTGGGCGGTTTTGGAATTGCAAATATTATGTTTGTGTCCGTAAAAGAACGCACCAATCTTATAGGAATTCAAAAATCTTTGGGCGCTAAAAACCGATTTATATTGTTTCAATTTTTATTCGAAGCTATAATTCTTTCTGTATTGGGCGGAATTATAGGATTGTTTATGGTTTGGATTATAGCACTGGTTTTGACTAATGCATTAGATTTTGAATTTGTTCTTGGTATGAAAAATATTCTTTTAGGAACCGGATTGGCTGCTATAATTGGATTGATTTCAGGAATCCTTCCTGCCATTGCAGCTTCAAAGCTTGATCCTGTTGAAGCGATCAGAACCGGAATGTAGTATGTCACTATAGATTATTTTATTGTAAATTTTGAGAGATATGAATATTTAGGTATTTTTGAGTAAAATTTGCATTATAATTATTAAAAAATAAATAGATGAGTTTTATTTTAAAGCCAGTTGATACAGTTGAATCAATTACCAGAGATGATTTTAAAAAAAACTATTTAGTTAAAAGAAAACCTTTAATTATAAAGGGACTGACTAAAGATTGGCCAGCTAGAGAAAAGTGGTCGACAGATTATTTCAAGCAAATTGCCGGAGATATCGAAGTTAAGTTAGTCGATAATTCAAAAGCAGATCCTTCTAAAGTTATAAATGCGTCAATCGCCAGTATGAAGTTCGGGGAATATTTAGATCTTATAAAAAGAGAGCCAACAGAATTGCGTATTTTTTTCTTGAACCTATTCAAACACAATCCCGAATTAATTGATGATATAAAAATCCCAAAAGACTTAATGGGTGGTTTTATAGAAAGTATGCCAGCGATGTTTTTTGGTGGTTCAAGTGCAATCACTTTTTTGCATTACGATATTGATTTGCCTCATCTTTTTCATACTCATTTTGGAGGACGAAAACATATTATATTGTTTGATAATAAATGGAAAAAAAGACTTTACTGTATTCCTAATACCACTTATGCACTTGAAGATTATGATGTTGCCAATCCCGATTTTGAAAAATTCCCGGCACTAAAAGGAGTAGAAGGATATGAAGTTTTTCTAGAGCATGGAGATACATTGTTTATGCCAACAGGAATGTGGCATTGGATGCGCTATATTGATGGTTCTTTCTCCTTGACACTTCGCGCATGGGATAAATCTATAACCAGAAAAATGGCCAGTGTTTGGAGTCTGTTTATGCATGGCGCAGTAGATAGTGCTCTTAAAGTAGTTTTTAGAGTTCGTTATGCAAAATGGAGAGAAAAATTGGCTTTTACAATTGCCAAAAAAGAATTAAAAAACGGAAAACCAAGAGTTTAATTAAAAGAGATTTTTTAGCTCCACAATTTTTTGTTCTGTACTGTTTACATTGATCATTCCTCTTCTGGGTCTGTCTAAATTTAAAATTATAAAGACCGTAAAGACTACAGTTATTGAAAACACAATCGCCAAAAGATGGTTTTTTTGTTTCTCGATGTTGGTATATCCTACTGTAAAGCTAGCTAGTAAAACAGCAATAAATAAAAGATATAATACCAATTTTGGTACTTTTGCAGTTATAATGGCATCTCTAGAAGCAACCACATTTATCATTTTATTTAAAGCTGGAATCATTTGTTGAGAACGGATTAGGTGCTCCGGATTTTCAGCATCCTTGATGACTGCAGTCCATATTTTTTTGAACACTTGATTTGAATTGCGTTTGGCCAAATCGATTTTTTGCTCATTTATGTCAGCAGTATAATAGGTGATTCTAAAATCTACGTATTTTTCTAATTCGGTTAGAAGATTTTTTTTCAAAGCTTCGGGATACATATCAGTGCATAAAATAGCTGTTCTAATGCTATTTGCTTCTTCAACAATAACTGCTCTTCTATTGTCATATCTGACGGCTGCCATATTAAAAGTAAAAGAAAGAAGTAATGCTACCAAACCAAAAAAAGAGGCTTGAATTGGGTTTAAGCCATCATTAGAAATTACATCATTTTTTTTTATTTCAAACACTCTGAAGAGATAACCCAATCGGTAGGTTAAAAACATTAAAATCAGCAAAACAATAATTATGATGTAAGCTGGAGTTTGATTTAAAAGAGTTTCATCCATGATTCAATTTTTTCCATTTGATATAAATATAAAAAAAAATCCTGATTTCTCAGGATTTTCAATTATCTAATTGGATTGTTTTGAATTAAATCAAGGTATAGGTTAATCTTATTTTTCAACTCTTTTCTGGCGGTGATAAAGTCCAAGAAACCATGTTCGAGTAGAAACTCCGCGGTTTGAAATCCTTCTGGGAGATCTTTACCGGTAGTGTCTCTTACTACACGAGGCCCTGCAAATCCTATTAAAGCACCTGGTTCAGAAATATTAATATCTCCTAGCATGGCGTAAGATGCTGTTGTTCCTCCTGTTGTTGGATCTGTACAAAGTGAAATGTAAGGCAGTTTTGCTTCGGCGAGTTGTGCCAATTTTACAGATGTTTTTGCCAATTGCATCAAGGAATAAGCAGCTTCCATCATTCTGGCACCACCCGATTTTGATATCATTACAAAAGGCAATCTGTTTTTGATAGCATGATCTATTCCTCTTGCAATTTTTTCTCCTACAACTGCTCCCATCGATCCGCCAATAAAGGCAAAATCCATGCAACATATAACTACGTCTTTTCCTTTTGATTTTCCAACTCCTGTTCGAACCGCATCCTTAAGTTGCGTTTTCTCCATAACCTCTTTCAATCGGTCTGCATATTTTTTTGTATCAACAAAATGCAAAGGATCTTTTGATGTCATGTTTTTGTCCAATTCAACAAATTCATTGTTATCAAACAAAATATCAAAATAGGCAGCACTTCCAATTCGTACATGAAAACCATCTTCGGGGCTTACAAATAGATTACGAGCCAATTCATCAGCATCAATAATTTTTCCTGTAGGTGATTTGTACCAAAGTCCTTTTGGAATATCCATTTTGTCTTCAGTAGCCGTAGTAATTCCTTTTTCGTGTCGTTTAAACCAAGCCATTTATTTTATTTTAGATATAAAATTTTAGATTTTAGATTTCCTCGTGAAACCTAAAATCTAAAATTCAAAATATTATAGAGTATTCACATTGTTTAAGTCAGCAAATGCTTGCTCTAGTCTTGTAATGAAAGTAACTTCACCTTCGCGCAACCATTTTCTTGGATCGTAATATTTTTTGTTTGGAGCATCTGTACCAGTTGGATTTCCGATTTGAGTTTTAAGGTATTCAATATTGTTTACCATAAAATCACGTATTCCTTCAGTAAAGGCAAATTGTAAGTCTGTATCAATGTTCATTTTTACAACACCATAACTAATTCCTTCTCTGATTTCTTCCAAAGTAGAACCTGATCCACCGTGGAAAACAAAATCAACAGGATTTGGTCCAGTTTTGAATTTGTCTTGAACATAATCTTGAGAATTTTTTAAGATTTTTGGAGTTAATTTTACGTTACCTGGTTTGTAAACACCGTGTACATTTCCAAAAGATGCAGCGATTGTAAATCTTGGGCTTACTTTTGATAATTCTTCGTAAGCATAAGAAACTTCAGAAGGTTGAGTGTATAATTTTGAGCTATCTACATCAGAATTATCAACACCATCTTCTTCACCACCGGTGATTCCAAGTTCGATTTCCAATGTCATTCCCATTTTACTCATTCTAGTCAAATATCCTTTGCAGATTTCGATATTTTCTTCGATTGATTCTTCAGAAAGGTCAATCATGTGAGAAGAGAATAATGGTTT
Coding sequences within:
- a CDS encoding ABC transporter permease, encoding MLVYLRLLKESFGFAMNALRSNKLRTLLSLLGVTIGIFSIIAVLAAVDSLDRKISKDLSSLDKNTIYLLKFSFGPSDIPQWKREQFPNVKYSEYVYLKGAMTHTDQLGYQIFTKSESIKYESNTVSAVNIVPVSYEFIDIQGLEFEKGRFYNESEANSGSTVIVLGNEIAKSLFEDAEPIGKNVRLYGQRFTVIGVLKKQGSSMFGDSDDSSAFIPVNFVRRLYGDNNPNLTNVIIFKPEKGVDMEEYKSEISQKLRNFRGLKAGEIDNFFINVFAGFLDLIDGIIGQMNVVGWIISGFSLLVGGFGIANIMFVSVKERTNLIGIQKSLGAKNRFILFQFLFEAIILSVLGGIIGLFMVWIIALVLTNALDFEFVLGMKNILLGTGLAAIIGLISGILPAIAASKLDPVEAIRTGM
- a CDS encoding cupin-like domain-containing protein, translated to MSFILKPVDTVESITRDDFKKNYLVKRKPLIIKGLTKDWPAREKWSTDYFKQIAGDIEVKLVDNSKADPSKVINASIASMKFGEYLDLIKREPTELRIFFLNLFKHNPELIDDIKIPKDLMGGFIESMPAMFFGGSSAITFLHYDIDLPHLFHTHFGGRKHIILFDNKWKKRLYCIPNTTYALEDYDVANPDFEKFPALKGVEGYEVFLEHGDTLFMPTGMWHWMRYIDGSFSLTLRAWDKSITRKMASVWSLFMHGAVDSALKVVFRVRYAKWREKLAFTIAKKELKNGKPRV
- the accD gene encoding acetyl-CoA carboxylase, carboxyltransferase subunit beta; the protein is MAWFKRHEKGITTATEDKMDIPKGLWYKSPTGKIIDADELARNLFVSPEDGFHVRIGSAAYFDILFDNNEFVELDKNMTSKDPLHFVDTKKYADRLKEVMEKTQLKDAVRTGVGKSKGKDVVICCMDFAFIGGSMGAVVGEKIARGIDHAIKNRLPFVMISKSGGARMMEAAYSLMQLAKTSVKLAQLAEAKLPYISLCTDPTTGGTTASYAMLGDINISEPGALIGFAGPRVVRDTTGKDLPEGFQTAEFLLEHGFLDFITARKELKNKINLYLDLIQNNPIR
- the fbaA gene encoding class II fructose-bisphosphate aldolase; amino-acid sequence: MAHNIKPGVATGDQVQEIFNYAKEKGFALPAVNVIGSDTINGVLETAAKLNAPVIIQFSNGGAQFNAGKGLSNAGEKAAIAGGIAGAKHIHTLAEAYGATVILHTDHCAKKLLPWIDGLLDASEEHFAATGKPLFSSHMIDLSEESIEENIEICKGYLTRMSKMGMTLEIELGITGGEEDGVDNSDVDSSKLYTQPSEVSYAYEELSKVSPRFTIAASFGNVHGVYKPGNVKLTPKILKNSQDYVQDKFKTGPNPVDFVFHGGSGSTLEEIREGISYGVVKMNIDTDLQFAFTEGIRDFMVNNIEYLKTQIGNPTGTDAPNKKYYDPRKWLREGEVTFITRLEQAFADLNNVNTL